AGGTTGATGGGTGTGTACTGCAGGAGACTGGTCAACTGAGCTTGAAGTTCCACCCATTCACTGCCGACGGCCAGCGACATGAGGATTTCCCTGGCGGCGCGCGCAATCTGTTCGAGCGAATCGTAAATGAACAACCTGGCCATGTTGCTTTTATGTTTAGCTCCGTTGTGGCCGTTGTTTGCCGCAGCCTTCTGTGCCCGCAGCCAGGAACTCTCCATACCGTACGCCCAAATGGCCAGGTCGGCCAGACGGCTGAGGATTTCCTGCTGTTTCAGCAGATCTTCGCCGTGCTTCTCCCGTGCCGCTCCCAGCGCAAACAAGAAAACATCCTTGGCCGCCTGTATCAGATCATCGGCATTTTCCCGGACCGGAATTCCGGAACCCATGCGCGCCCTCAGTTCTGCAACAGCTTCCAGCAGGGGCAGATCTCCTTTGGCCGCCCTGCGCATGAGGGTGGTGGGGATGAGGTTCCTGTTGATTTCGTTGGTTCCCTCGAAAATCCTTCTGATGCGAGCATCCCTGTAGAGCCTTTCGACAGGATATTCAGCGATGAATCCATAGCCACCGTGAATCTGCACCCCTTCGTCGACTGCAAAGGCCTCGACTTCGCTGGCAAAGACTTTTTCCAGCGAGCACTCCAGGGCATACTCCTCGATCCCCTTCGCGGTGACCCGGCCCCCGTCAGGGCCGCTCCGATCCAGGCTGTGCAGCATGTCGTTGAGAAGCCCGCCAGTCCGGTAGATCATGCTCTCGGCTGCATAGATGCGGGCCGCCATCTCGGCAAGCTTCTCCTTGATGAGCCCAAACTGGGCGATGGGGACCTTGAACTGCTTGCGCTCGTTGGCGTAATTGGCCGACTGGTCCAGGGCGAGCTTGGAGGCGCCCACGGCATTGGCGGCCACCTTATGCCGCCCGATATTGAGAATGTTGAAGGCCACTACATGGCCCTTGCCCGCTTCAAAGAGTAGGTTCTCCACCGGGACCTTTACATCGTCAAAGTAGACGCTGCGGGTTGAAGAGCCCTTGAGTCCCATCTTCCTCTCCTCCGCTCCGGTGGAGAGGCCTTCGGAGTCGCCGTCGACAATGAAGGCACTGAACTTGTCCCCGTCGATCTTCGCGTAGACGATGAAGATGTCGGCCATGCCGGCATTGGATATGAAAGTCTTGGCCCCATTGAGGACATAGTGCTTCCCGTCGGCACTCAGCACCGCCTTGGTCTTTGCCGACAGGGCATCGGAACCGGAGCCCGGTTCCGTCAAAGCGTAGGCTGCTATCTTCTCGGCGGTGACGATGGAAGGGAGATAGGCCTCTTTCTGCAGTTCGTTTCCAAAGAAAACGATGGGCAGGTTGCCGATACCGGTATGGCCCCCGTGGGCAATGGCGAACGAACCCGCAGCTCCCACCTTCTCGGCAATAATGGTGGAGCAGATCTCATCGAGTTCCGCGCCGCCGTACTGTTCGGGGATGTCGGCTCCCAGAATCCCGAGTTCCCCCGCCTCCACAAGGAGTTCCCGCATCAGGCCGTCTTTCTTGGCATCCACTTCTTCCAACCGGGGAAAAACCTTTTCCGCCAGAAAACGCACCATGGTGCTTTCAATCATTCGATGTTCTTCGGCAAAATCTTCCGGAGTGAAGATGCTCTGAGGAGTCGCAGCCTCCAGAAGGAAACTTCCACCTTTGGGTAAATTCGACATGGGATTCGCCTTTCGTTATATGCACCCTCACGAGGCGCAGAGGAGATGAAATATTATGAGGAGGCTTTCTGACTCAGCACTCCCGTTGCAAGCTCATTCCCGTTGATCGCGGCATGCATTCTTTTCTTGAGAAGCCTGCGCGCCACGACGGTGAGGCCTATGCCTACAACACTGAGAATGCTTGCGATGAGGAACGCCTGCGAATAGCTCCCCGTGTTGACCTTGATACTCGCGGCCAGCCTCGGACCGGTAAAGGAGGCGAGACCGAAGGGAACAAACATGACTCCAAAGTTCACGGGCAGATACTTGGAGCCGAACGCATCCGCAGTGAGCGATGCAAGCTGTCCCATGAAACCACCGAAAGCCATGCCCACGATCAGTACGGGAATGATTACCCCAAAAGGAGTGGATGCAAGCCAAAACATGGCCGTTCCAAGGATGATGTAGATGACGACCATGGTCGGCATACGGCCAAAGCGGTCGGAGATGATGCCCCAGCCCACTCGCCCTCCGGAGTTGCAAAGCGCCAGTATCCCCACCCACGACCCTGCTGCAATGGCGGAATAACCGCCGACGGACTGAAGAATGGGTGAAGCGTGGGCAATGATCATCATCCCTGAAATGGCGCCCAGAACGATGATCGCGGCCAGGCAGTAATAAAGAGAATCACCCAGCATCCCACGCCAGTCCTTGTCGGGAACGTTCAGGGCCCGCTGCGAGAGCTCCGACGGCTTCCACCCGGCAGGAGTGAATCCCGCGGGAGCGACCTGCATCAGCAACGCGAGGGCACAGAGACTGACGAGATAGAACCCACCCAGCATCTTGAATGTGGGAAGTACGCTGTATTCCTTGATCATGTAAGCGGCGATGGGACCCCAAAGGATAGGGGCGGATCCCACACCAGCGGCCAATATTCCGGATACCAGGCCCCGACGGTCCGGGAAGAAGCGTACCAGGTTGGGAACAACTCCGGAATAGATGGTCCCCATGGAGAGCCCGCCCATAACTCCATATGCAAAATAGAGCTGGTTCAGGGTCTCCACATACCCTACACCCAACATGCCCAGTCCGTAGGTGAGACCACCGGTAAGAAGGATATATTTCGGCTGAACGTATTCCTGCAATTTACCGGCAATGATGATGGGAATGCAGGATATGGAATGAAAAATGGCGAATGCGACAGACACATCAGCCAGGCTCCACTTGAAATGCTCAGAAAGCGGCAGTACAAATACGCTCCAGGCATAAGTCTGGCCGATGATGACATTGATCACCGTGCCCAGCACCAGGTAAAACCATCGCTTCTCTTCTATTCTCATGTCTTGGAACCTTTCATCAATCAGTGAGGAACGAGCGGCGAGAGAAACGACACCCCGCCGACTCCCTCCTCACTTCCGAGATGTACTAGCCGACTTTCAACACCAGCGCAGCCCCTGTGTCGCCGGCCGCACAACCGGTAATGAGCACATAGCCGCCCCCACGGAGCACCGCTTCTTCGATCCCTTCGATGACCAGGCGAGCGACGGTAGGCGCCTGCGGGTGGCCCCAGATCATGGAAGACCCGTAGTTGTTGAACCCGTTGACATCGATGCCGAATTCCTTTGCCAAAAAAAGGTCGTTGGCGGCGAACGGATTGTGAGTCTTTATGACCGACACATCTTTTATACCGATGCCGGCCCCATCGAGAGCCATTCTGGCCGCAGGGACCGGAGCCGCCGGCATATGAGCCTTCTCCACGCGGGCAAATCCGTAGGAGAGAATTTGAATGGTCTTGCTCGGATCACTGCTCAGGCTCCTCGCGCGGTCTTTCGTCGTCACGAGAATCCCAGCGTTTCCATCGGCCGGATGCGTTTGCGAGGCGAACGTATGGATGCCGCCCGGCATGACGGTCTTCAGTTTGGAAATGACTTCCAGGTTAGCGGGGGTAATCCCCTCATCGGCCTCGACCGTCACCGTCTTCTTGCGGGTGACTTTCACTTCCACGGGGAACATGTATCGCTTCTGGAAGGCGCGATCGTCTTTCAAGGCGTCGAGGTACTGTTCATAGCGCCGGACCGTCAGTTCGTCCGCCTG
This region of Desulforhabdus amnigena genomic DNA includes:
- a CDS encoding acyl-CoA dehydrogenase family protein; this encodes MSNLPKGGSFLLEAATPQSIFTPEDFAEEHRMIESTMVRFLAEKVFPRLEEVDAKKDGLMRELLVEAGELGILGADIPEQYGGAELDEICSTIIAEKVGAAGSFAIAHGGHTGIGNLPIVFFGNELQKEAYLPSIVTAEKIAAYALTEPGSGSDALSAKTKAVLSADGKHYVLNGAKTFISNAGMADIFIVYAKIDGDKFSAFIVDGDSEGLSTGAEERKMGLKGSSTRSVYFDDVKVPVENLLFEAGKGHVVAFNILNIGRHKVAANAVGASKLALDQSANYANERKQFKVPIAQFGLIKEKLAEMAARIYAAESMIYRTGGLLNDMLHSLDRSGPDGGRVTAKGIEEYALECSLEKVFASEVEAFAVDEGVQIHGGYGFIAEYPVERLYRDARIRRIFEGTNEINRNLIPTTLMRRAAKGDLPLLEAVAELRARMGSGIPVRENADDLIQAAKDVFLFALGAAREKHGEDLLKQQEILSRLADLAIWAYGMESSWLRAQKAAANNGHNGAKHKSNMARLFIYDSLEQIARAAREILMSLAVGSEWVELQAQLTSLLQYTPINLISLRREIAAEVSAAGKYIV
- a CDS encoding L-lactate MFS transporter; its protein translation is MRIEEKRWFYLVLGTVINVIIGQTYAWSVFVLPLSEHFKWSLADVSVAFAIFHSISCIPIIIAGKLQEYVQPKYILLTGGLTYGLGMLGVGYVETLNQLYFAYGVMGGLSMGTIYSGVVPNLVRFFPDRRGLVSGILAAGVGSAPILWGPIAAYMIKEYSVLPTFKMLGGFYLVSLCALALLMQVAPAGFTPAGWKPSELSQRALNVPDKDWRGMLGDSLYYCLAAIIVLGAISGMMIIAHASPILQSVGGYSAIAAGSWVGILALCNSGGRVGWGIISDRFGRMPTMVVIYIILGTAMFWLASTPFGVIIPVLIVGMAFGGFMGQLASLTADAFGSKYLPVNFGVMFVPFGLASFTGPRLAASIKVNTGSYSQAFLIASILSVVGIGLTVVARRLLKKRMHAAINGNELATGVLSQKASS
- a CDS encoding thiolase family protein is translated as MFEKAYIPYKGYYCTPFSKWQGSLANENSIVLGAETAKRWLASKGWDASVFDYTYHGITVAQNRCFYGSTWANAIIGAETPGVTIMQACSTATTCINNAALAVEQGLQKTPFCLLADRCSNAPHLIWPNPNGPGGEVISENWNMDNINSDPSTGFGMLVTAENVARKAGATREQADELTVRRYEQYLDALKDDRAFQKRYMFPVEVKVTRKKTVTVEADEGITPANLEVISKLKTVMPGGIHTFASQTHPADGNAGILVTTKDRARSLSSDPSKTIQILSYGFARVEKAHMPAAPVPAARMALDGAGIGIKDVSVIKTHNPFAANDLFLAKEFGIDVNGFNNYGSSMIWGHPQAPTVARLVIEGIEEAVLRGGGYVLITGCAAGDTGAALVLKVG